In Penaeus vannamei isolate JL-2024 chromosome 14, ASM4276789v1, whole genome shotgun sequence, one DNA window encodes the following:
- the LOC138863938 gene encoding uncharacterized protein — translation MEEWVFIKAFLSKRAFQVKIASSTSSSFPQFEGVPQDSVLSTTLFLLAVNDIVSVLPPGARASLYVDDLIIYASGTSIPDLCQFLQSAITSGIIFDSKLSWRDHILHTKEKAQRRLRILQKLSHISWGSDHKTLLHHHVTLMLSTLDYGCHIYSSASTSLFAHLVTIHHSGFRLSLGAFHSSPVETFMFTLTVPNPPQEVDSQ, via the exons ATGGAAGAATGGGTCTTCATAAAAGCTTTCCTCTCCAAACGtgctttccaggtcaaaattgcttcttccacgtcatcatcctttcctcagttcgaaggcgtcccacaagacAGTGTGCTTagcaccactttattccttcttgctgtaaatgacattgtctcagtcctaccaccaggagcccgggcatcactatatgttgatgatttAATCATCTACGcttctggcacatccataccagatctctgtcaattccttcagtctgcaataacatca GGCATTATATTtgactccaaattgtcctggcgagaccatatcttgcacaccaaagaaaaagctcaacgccgcctccgaatcttacaaaaactttcccacatctcctggggctcagatcacaaaactctcctccatcaccatgtTACCTTGAtgctctccactctagattatggatgccatatctattcctctgcctcaacctcccttTTTGCTCACCTTgttacaatccaccacagcggtttCCGCTTATCCCTAGgcgccttccactcctctccagttgaga cattcatgtttacactgacggttccaaatccacctcAGGAGGTGGATTCGCAGTGA